A genomic window from Purpureocillium takamizusanense chromosome 2, complete sequence includes:
- the NAM7 gene encoding ATP-dependent RNA helicase (EggNog:ENOG503NUY7~COG:L), translated as MEGAFTHVGNHLISDSAAAINAGADDLSALDPDESLLYGQYGAGPSSRRRADDDDNQTEAFEDDDNDSLNSVPVDGMMGLKLKNAEEEKQLPPHACAYCGIHSPACVVKCLTCNKWFCSARGNGTSTHIVNHLVRARHKEVQLHPESALGDTVLECYNCGTKNAFLLGFIPAKSDTVVVLLCRQPCAANSSNKDMNWDVSRWEPLIEERAFLPWLVAAPSDAEQLRARHLSPNTIAKMEEMWKINANATLMDLEKASNMDEDPDPVLLRYEDPYHYQNVFGPLVKMESDYDKKLKEAQSEDGLIVRWDYGLNNKHLVSFNLQKIESGDVKLAVGDEMRLRYNGELRDPWEGVGYVIKIPNSQSDEVCLELRKAGNDKLVPTDLSHNFSADYVWKATSYDRMQLAMKNFAIDDMTVSGYLFHVLLGRDVQLQPMKATQPKKWSAPGLPDLNQSQVDAIKSVLQKPISLIQGPPGTGKTVTSATIIYHLAMTTKNQVLVCAPSNVAVDQLCERIHRTGLKVVRLTAKSREDVESSVSFLALHEQVRMAEHNTELVKLSQLKNDVGELSSQDEKKFKQLTKLAEREILQNADVVCCTCVGAGDPRLSKMKFRNVLIDESTQSAEPECLIPLVLGCKQVVLVGDHKQLGPVIMNKKAAKAGLNQSLFERLINLQLSPIRLTTQYRMHPCLSEFPSNMFYDGALQNGVTHEQRIRKDVDFPWPVAEMPMMFWSNLGHEEISTSGTSYLNRTEASNVEKTVTRFFKAGVKPSEIGVITPYEGQRSYVVTTMQNSGQYKKELYKEVEVASVDAFQGREKDFIVLSCVRSNENQGIGFLSDPRRLNVALTRAKYGLVILGNPKVLSKHELWHNLLVHFKDRKCFVEGPLTNLQACLLQFSRPKVSYRQKNNYQSQFGAGGYANGRHNGAPPGRDFNDAGSMMSYIPDDVSSIQGSAFGGANLNSAFPPMFSSFTPEHWPGLPGVPAPGRGGKSRGRATESIAGESVANSELTDATSSILGGKGVGQGGVSLGAGLHDAVTGMRPVSYTQSDRLKQYVESNGRMAPGSGYGRRYDDDEKSVSTAFHSQIGGGYD; from the exons ATGGAGGGCGCCTTCACACACGTGGGCAACCACCTCATTTCCGACTCAGCTGCTGCCATCAACGCCGGGGCCGACGATCTTTCTGCGCTCGACCCCGACGAGAGCCTGCTCTACGGCCAGTATGGAGCTGGCCCcagcagccgacgacgagccgacgacgacgacaaccaAACCGAAGCATtcgaggacgatgacaaTGATAGTCTCAACAGCGTCCCCGTGGATGGCATGATGGGTCTGAAACTGAAGAATGCCgaagaggagaagcagcTCCCCCCGCACGCGTGCGC GTACTGCGGTATTCACTCTCCAGCCTGCGTCGTCAAGTGTTTGACTTGCAACAAGTGGTTCTGCAGCGCTCGGGGCAACGGCACTTCCACCCATATCGTCAACCACCTCGTGCGAGCGAGACACAAGGAAGTGCAGCTACATCCCGAGTCGGCTCTTGGGGACACGGTTCTGGAATGCTACAACTGCGGAACCAAGAATGCCTTCTTGCTTGGCTTCATCCCGGCCAAGTCTGATACCGTCGTCGTTCTGTTGTGCCGCCAACCTTGCGCCGCAAACTCCTCGAACAAGGATATGAACTGGGACGTGTCGCGCTGGGAACCCCTGATTGAGGAACGAGCGTTTCTGCCctggctcgtcgcggcccccTCCGACGCGGAGCAGCTTCGGGCTCGTCACCTGTCGCCAAACACGATCGCCAAGATGGAGGAGATGTGGAAGATCAACGCGAACGCGACCCTGATGGACCTTGAGAAGGCGTCCAACATGGACGAAGACCCCGATCCCGTGCTTCTTCGCTACGAAGATCCGTACCATTATCAAAACGTCTTTGGGCCTCTCGTTAAAATGGAGTCTGACTAcgacaagaagctcaaggaggcgcAGTCAGAGGACGGTCTCATTGTACGCTGGGACTATGGTCTCAACAACAAGCATCTCGTCAGCTTCAACTTGCAGAAGATTGAGTCGGGCGACGTCAAGCTTGCTGTTGGCGACGAAATGAGGCTTCGATACaacggcgagctgcgcgatCCTTGGGAGGGTGTCGGCTATGTCATCAAGATCCCCAACAGCCAGTCCGATGAGGTCTGCCTggagctgcgcaaggccGGAAATGACAAGCTGGTCCCGACCGATCTCTCGCACAACTTCTCGGCCGACTATGTTTGGAAGGCGACTTCTTACGACCGGATGCAGCTTGCAATGAAGAATTTCGCCATTGACGACATGACCGTGTCGGGCTACCTCTTCCATGTTctgctcggccgcgacgTTCAGCTGCAGCCGATGAAAGCGACCCAACCTAAGAAGTGGTCTGCTCCTGGGCTTCCTGATCTCAACCAGAGCCAGGTGGATGCCATCAAGTCGGTGTTGCAGAAGCCCATCAGCCTCATCCAAGGTCCTCCAGGCACGGGCAAGACGGTTACGTCAGCAACCATCATCTATCACCTGGCCATGACGACAAAGAACCAAGTACTCGTCTGCGCCCCGTCCAACGTCGCTGTCGATCAGCTTTGTGAGCGCATTCACCGCACCGGTCTGAAGGTAGTCCGCTTGACGGCGAAGTCTCGCGAGGACGTCGAGTCGTCCGTCAGCTTCCTGGCGTTGCACGAGCAAGTTCGCATGGCGGAGCACAACACGGAACTCGTTAAGCTGTCGCAGCTCAAGaacgacgtcggcgagctgtcCAGCCAGGACGAGAAAAAGTTCAAGCAACTGACGAAGCTTGCGGAGCGCGAAATTCTCCAAAACGCCGACGTTGTGTGTTGCACGTGTGTCGGCGCGGGTGACCCTCGTCTCTCCAAGATGAAGTTCCGCAACGTTCTCATCGACGAGTCCACGCAATCTGCCGAGCCAGAATGCCTGATCCCACTCGTTCTAGGCTGCAAGCAAGTCGTTCTCGTTGGCGACCACAAGCAGCTAGGCCCCGTCATCATGAACAagaaggccgccaaggcgggCCTGAACCAGTCCCTGTTTGAGCGCCTCATTAACCTCCAGCTTTCGCCAATCCGACTCACGACGCAATACCGAATGCATCCTTGCCTCTCCGAGTTCCCATCCAACATGTTCTACGACGGAGCCCTGCAGAACGGCGTTACGCACGAGCAACGTATCCGAAAAGATGTGGACTTCCCCTGGCCCGTGGCAGAGATGCCCATGATGTTCTGGTCCAACCTGGGACATGAGGAAATCTCGACATCGGGGACCTCGTATCTTAATCGCACGGAAGCTTCCAACGTGGAGAAGACCGTTACCCGATTCTTTAAAGCGGGTGTCAAGCCTAGCGAGATTGGTGTCATCACGCCGTACGAGGGTCAACGGAGTTACGTTGTGACAACCATGCAGAATTCTGGGCAGTACAAGAAGGAGCTTTACAAGGAGGTCGAAGTCGCCTCCGTCGATGCCTTCCAGGGGCGAGAGAAGGATTTCATTGTTTTGTCTTGTGTCCGATCGAACGAGAACCAGGGCATTGGCTTCTTGTCCGATCCTCGTCGCCTCAACGTGGCTTTGACCCGTGCCAAGTACGGTCTGGTCATCTTGGGAAACCCCAAGGTTTTGTCCAAGCATGAACTTTGGCACAACCTGCTGGTCCACTTCAAAGATCGCAAGTGCTTTGTCGAAGGCCCATTGACCAACCTGCAGGCCTGCTTGCTGCAATTCAGCCGACCCAAGGTCAGCTATCGGCAAAAGAACAACTACCAGTCCCAATTCGGGGCCGGAGGCTATGCCAACGGACGACACAACGGCGCGCCACCAGGCCGCGACTTCAATGATGCCGGCTCCATGATGTCCTATATCCCCGACGACGTGTCGTCGATCCAGGGCTCCGcgttcggcggcgccaacttGAACTCGGCATTCCCGCCCATGTTTTCCAGCTTCACGCCGGAACACTGGCCGGGGCTTCCTGGGGTGCCCGCTCCAGGTCGGGGCGGCAAgagccgcggccgggcgaCGGAGAGCATTGCCGGGGAGAGTGTTGCAAACTCGGAGCTGACGGATGCGACATCGAGCATCTTGGGCGGCAAGGGTGTTGGACAGGGCGGCGTTagcctcggcgccgggctccACGATGCCGTGACAGGAATGCGGCCGGTGTCATACACGCAGAGCGACCGCTTGAAGCAGTACGTCGAAAGCAATGGGCGCATGGCACCCGGAAGCGGGTACGGACGCCGatacgacgacgatgaaaAGAGCGTCAGCACAGCGTTTCACAGCCAGATTGGCGGCGGCTACGACTGA
- the IMP4 gene encoding snoRNA-binding rRNA-processing protein imp4 (EggNog:ENOG503NUMM~BUSCO:EOG09263LR1~COG:J) has translation MIRKQARQRRDYLYRRALLLRDAEISQKRAKLRESLASGRSLDPTIANDKTLRKDYQYDESAADLNANEALDLDDEYAQLSGIVDPRVLVTTSRDPSARLSAFAKEIRLLLPTSIRLNRGNLILPDLVRSASSAGLSDIVLLHEHRGTPTALTLTHFPHGPTVSFSLHNVVLRHDIPGSVRGTVSESYPHLIFDGFTTPLGNRIVKILKHIFPPREAITSKNKVGNRVVTFKNFEDSIEVRHHVFVRTGYDSVELAEVGPRMTMRPFEIRGGTLENKEGDVEWHLTQYTRTAKKKSYL, from the exons ATGATT CGTAAACAAGCACGCCAAAGGCGCGACTACCTCTACCGCAGAGCGCTGCTCCTCCGAGATGCCGAGATCAGCCAAAAGAGGGCCAAGTTGCGCGAGTCGCTCGCATCGGGGAGAAGCCTTGACCCGACAATTGCGAACGACAAGACTTTGAGGAAAGACTATCAGTATGACGAGTCTGCGGCGGATCTGAACGCCAACGAAGccctcgaccttgacgacgaATACGCCCAGCTGTCAGGCATTGTCGACCCCCGAGTCCTCGTTACGACATCACGCGACCCCTCTGCGAGGCTGTCGGCCTTTGCCAAGGAAATTAGGCTGTTACTTCCCACCTCAATACGATTGAACCGTGGCAACTTGATTCTGCCAGACCTGGTTCGgtctgcgtcgtcggcagggCTGTCGGACATTGTTCTGCTGCACGAGCATCGTGGTACGCCCACGGCGCTGACTCTTACTCATTTCCCACACGGCCCTACGGTGTCCTTTTCTCTACACAACGTGGTGCTACGGCATGACATTCCGGGAAGCGTTCGTGGGACAGTGAGCGAGTCGTATCCGCACCTCATCTTCGACGGATTTACGACCCCGCTTGGCAACCGGATCGTCAAGATATTGAAGCACATCTTCCCGCCGAGAGAGGCGATTACGAGCAAGAACAAGGTCGGAAATCGAGTCGTTACATTCAAGAATTTCGAGGACAGCATCGAAGTACGGCATCATGTCTTCGTGCGAACGGGTTATGAcagcgtcgagctcgccgaagTCGGCCCACGCATGACGATGCGACCGTTTGAGATCCGCGGGGGTACGCTCGAAAacaaggagggcgacgtgGAGTGGCATCTGACACAGTATACCCGgacggccaagaagaagagctaTTTGTGA
- a CDS encoding Mannosyl-oligosaccharide 1,2-alpha-mannosidase (COG:G~CAZy:GH47~EggNog:ENOG503NXK1) yields the protein MLNNQLQGRLGRRYIALIVFAVLALLLWRSFGGGGFGSRTTGSRTVGSVRLVPSSYDWSKAQQFHPAADIKPLPAGSTSRLPKVQARPSAERQNDIAKSRKDAVRRAFVKSWEAYKTHAWTKDELMPLSGKGKQTFSGWSAQLVDALDSLWIMGLKDDFALAVKEVAVIDWAKVNDGRTINLFEVTIRYLGGLLAAYDLSREPVLLAKAVELGDALYAGFDTPNRLPSHWLDYNKAKAGEQTADLSMSGAAGGSLSLEFTRLSQITGDAKYYDATERIKHFFYRFQNATKIPGLWPMMLNYRDETMDGEIFTLGAGADSLYEYLPKMHALLGGRDPEYEQMTAKALDAARDTLLFRPMTPKDDNILMAGNVDWDDGNKTLTPEMQHLTCFVGGTYGLAGQLLGRKEYVDLASRLAAGCVWAYDSFATNIMPEISELVACPSLDGPCPYSEAAFPTTMRGRPSGVDLPAGFTRVRDPRYLLRPEAIESVFYMWRITGDQVWRDAAWRMWQGIVRETETELAFASIEDVKVHSSEKSDSMETFWLSETTKYFYLIFDDEATINLDEWVLNTEAHPLRRPAQK from the exons atgTTGAACAACCAGCTACAGGGacgcctcgggcgccgcTACATTGCTctcatcgtcttcgccgtcctcgcgctcCTGCTGTGGCGgagcttcggcggcggcggcttcggttCCCGGACGACGGGCTCCAGGACCGTGGGCAGCGTGCGCCTCGTGCCCAGCAGCTACGACTGGAGCAAGGCCCAACAGTtccaccccgccgccgacatcaagcccctgcccgccgggTCGACCTCACGGCTACCCAAGGTGCAGGCCCGGCCTTCGGCGGAGCGCCAAAATGACATCGCCAAGTCTAGGAAGGACGCGGTCCGCAGGGCCTTCGTCAAGAGCTGGGAGGCGTACAAGACGCATGCCTGGACAAAGGACGAGCTGATGCCCCTGtcgggcaagggcaagcagACCTTCTCCGGCTGGTCGGCCCaactcgtcgacgccctcgactcGCTCTGGATCATGGGCCTCAAGGACGacttcgccctcgccgtcaaggaggtCGCCGTTATCGATTGGGCAAAGGTCAATGATGGCAGGACGATCAATTTATTCGAAGTCACCATCCGCTAcctcggcgggctgctcgccgcctACGACCTCTCGCGCGAGCCCGTCCTGCtcgccaaggccgtcgagctcggcgacgccctgtACGCTGGCTTCGATACCCCCAACCGGCTCCCCTCACACTGGCTCGACTACAACAAGGCAAAGGCAGGGGAGCAGACGGCCGACCTGAGCATGTCGGGTGCCGCAGGCGGCTCCTTGTCCCTCGAATTTACCCGCTTGAGCCAGATCACGGGCGACGCCAAGTACTACGACGCCACGGAGCGCATCAAGCATTTCTTCTACCGCTTCCAGAACGCGACCAAGATCCCGGGTCTGTGGCCCATGATGCTCAACTACCGCGACGAGACCATGGACGGCGAGATCTTCACCctcggtgccggcgccgactcgcTTTACGAGTACCTGCCAAAGATGCacgccctgctcggcggtCGCGATCCCGAGTATGAGCAGatgacggccaaggccctcgacgccgcgcgggaCACGCTCCTCTTCAGGCCCATGACGCCCAAGGACGACAACATTCTCATGGCGGGCAACGTGGACTGGGACGACGGCAACAAGACGCTCACGCCCGAGATGCAGCACCTAACgtgcttcgtcggcggcacctacgggctggcgggccagcTCTTGGGCCGCAAGGAGTACGTGGACCTGGCGTCACGCCTCGCGGCCGGCTGCGTTTGGGCGTACGACTCGTTCGCGACCAACATCATGCCCGAGATTagcgagctcgtcgcgtgCCCGTCACTCGACGGGCCGTGCCCGTACTCGGAGGCGGCGTTCCCCACGACGATGCGTGGGCGGCCCAGCGGCGTCGATCTGCCGGCCGGGTTCACGCGCGTGCGCGACCCGCGCTACCTGCTACGgcccgaggccatcgagaGCGTCTTCTACATGTGGCGCATCACGGGCGACCAGGTATGGCGCGATGCGGCGTGGAGGATGTGGCAGGGCATTGTAcgggagacggagacggagctgGCCTTTGCGTCGATTGAGGACGTCAAGGTGCACTCGAGCGAGAAGTCTGATTCCATGGAG ACGTTCTGGCTCTCCGAGACGACAAAGTATTTCTACCTCatcttcgacgacgaggccaccatCAACCTAGACGAATGGGTTCTCAACACGGAGGCGCATCCGTTGCGTAGACCAGCGCAGAAATAG